A region of Deltaproteobacteria bacterium DNA encodes the following proteins:
- a CDS encoding diguanylate cyclase, whose protein sequence is GVGQVTSSFGVAQFRPPESADAWLDRADDALYRAKAAGRNRVWIASD, encoded by the coding sequence CCGGGGTCGGCCAGGTCACCTCCAGCTTCGGCGTGGCGCAATTCCGTCCCCCGGAGAGCGCCGATGCCTGGCTCGACCGCGCCGATGATGCCCTCTACCGGGCCAAGGCGGCGGGGCGTAACCGAGTCTGGATCGCCAGCGACTGA